The following are encoded together in the Oncorhynchus nerka isolate Pitt River linkage group LG23, Oner_Uvic_2.0, whole genome shotgun sequence genome:
- the LOC115106535 gene encoding cytochrome c oxidase subunit 6B1 gives MAEDIATKLQNYRTAPFDARFPNQNQTRNCFYNYLDFHRCQKSLDAKGVDTAPCDWYKRVYKSLCPISWIQKWDDQREAGTFPGKI, from the exons ATGGCAGAGGATATTGCGACTAAGCTCCAGAACTATCGCACTGCTCCCTTTGATGCCAGATTCCCCAATCAAAATCAGACAAGGAACTGCTTCTACAACTATCTGG ATTTTCATCGCTGCCAAAAATCCCTGGACGCCAAAGGAGTCGACACTGCCCCGTGTGACTGGTATAAGAGGGTCTACAAATCACTGTGCCCCATTTCCTGG ATCCAGAAATGGGACGACCAGAGGGAGGCGGGGACCTTCCCAGGGAAAATTTGA